The Pyxidicoccus sp. MSG2 DNA segment GGGAGCCGGCGTGGGGCATCGCTACGTCCCAGGTTCATCGGGATGAGGTCTTGAAGCGCTCCAAGGCCGGGACGTTTGTCGGCTGGGTCACGTACTTCGCACACAGCCGGGGGACGCTGCCCCGGTTGCCTGACCCTGTTCGCACGGAGCCCGTGGGCGACAAGGGAACTCTCGTCATCCTCACTCCCGAGCGCTTCACGGCCAGCAGCCCGGCGCATGTCGAATTGGCGGCGCATGTTCAGGACCTGCTGGAGCAGGCGGGACTGCTGAAGCCACTCAATGCAGCAGCGGCTTCCGGGTGAAGGCGTTCCCTGTGGGCGACACCCCGCCTGCGGCGCGTGCTGCGGGGTCTCCGCAAAGAGCGGCGCGGGCGCGCACCGGGAAGGTGTCCCTACACTTGCAAGGTTCCGGACCTCCTCAACGCAGGAGTGCCGGACGACACTGGAGGCGACACTGAAGAGGATGTCTGAAGAGATACCCACTCCTGGAAGACTGCTCCACATCACAGGGTTGCCTCCCATTCATACAACCCGGTAGGTTGACCGGCATGGGTGACTACTTCCAGAACATCGTGGCCCGGGACGTCTCCGCCGAGGACGCCCCGCGCCTCGCAGCGAAGATTCGGGACTGGCTCATCGCACGTCGCATCATCGAGCCCGAGCTCTCCGACTGCACGTTGGGTGACCCGGGTCATCGCCCCGGGCCCGAGTATGCGCTCGCCCAGGAAACACCCAACTCCGACGTCCTGCACCTGTCGACGAACGGCCTGCAAATCGAAGTGGGCCGGACGGTCCTCTACAACCTGCAACCTGAGCTGACCTGCCGCGTCTGCGGTGCCCGCTTCGAGCCCGGGCGTGGCTACCAGGATGCCGTGAGCATCTGGTTCGAGGGCAACGACGCCGTCACCTTCGGCTGCCCTCAATGCCATACACCCGAACGCCTCACCCAGTGGGACGGTGCCTCTCCGTGGGGCTTTAGCCACCTGGGTTTCACGTTCTGGAACTGGTCGGTCCTGTCCGAGCGCTTCATCCGCGAGGTCTCCGAGCAACTCGGTCGCCGCACGCTCGTGGTGCGCGACAAGCTCTAATCAACGCACCAGTTCGCTCCGCCTCCTGTTGAAGTCCCGACGTCCCTCCGCCCCGCGGGTCACTACCTGAGCCCAGGGGCGGGTGAGACCTTGCCATCCCGGAAAGCACGGGCGGCGAGGCGCTGCACGTGAGCTCCGGCCCAGGACCCTGGGGGGGACCGGATGATCGACGAAGTCGATCAACGCATGAAAGCGTGGGTGGGCCGCATTGCCGGTGACGTCCCCGTGTTCCTCGGGGTGCCGGACCGTGAGTCCCTCGAGCGCGGCGTGTGCCTCTACCTGCTCGAGCTGGGCCCCGCCCCGCCCGCGCGAGGTGGCGGCCGTCCGCCCCTGCAAATCTCCGTCTGCTACCTCGTCACAGCCGGCGGCGAGTCCCCCGAGCGCGCCCACCGCCTCCTCGGTGAGCTCGTCTTCGCCGCCATGGAGGAGACCGACTTCGACGTGGAGCTCACCCCCGTCCCCACCACCGTGTGGGCCGGCCTCCGCGCCGCGCCGCGCCCCGGCTTCCGCCTGCGCGTCCCCGTGCGCCGCGAGCGCCCGCAGCCCGTGGTGCACCGCGTGCGCTTCCCCGTCGTCACCACTGCCGTCCCAGCCGAGGCGCTGCTCGGCTGCGTGGTGGGACCCGGCGACGTGCCCATTCCGGGCGCCCTGGTGGAGCTGCCGTCGCTGAGGCTCACCACGCGCACGGACGCGCAGGGCTGCTTTCGTTTTCCCCGCGTGCCGCCAGTGGCCACGCTGGGGCGGCTGGAGGTGCGGGCGAAGGGGGAGGTGCTCGCGCTGGGACCGGAGGCGCTCGCCGCCGAGCCACAGCCGCTGCTCATCCGCCTGCCGCTGAAGGAGGAGTGACGTGCCGAATTACCTGACACCCGGCGTCTACGTGGAGGAGGTTCCCAGCGGCTCACGCTCCATCCAGGGCGTGGGTACCACCACCGCCGCCTTCATCGGCCGCGCACCCGCCGCGGACGCTCGCGTCCACCAGGCCGTCGCCGTGAATGGCT contains these protein-coding regions:
- a CDS encoding carboxypeptidase-like regulatory domain-containing protein; the protein is MKAWVGRIAGDVPVFLGVPDRESLERGVCLYLLELGPAPPARGGGRPPLQISVCYLVTAGGESPERAHRLLGELVFAAMEETDFDVELTPVPTTVWAGLRAAPRPGFRLRVPVRRERPQPVVHRVRFPVVTTAVPAEALLGCVVGPGDVPIPGALVELPSLRLTTRTDAQGCFRFPRVPPVATLGRLEVRAKGEVLALGPEALAAEPQPLLIRLPLKEE